The Panicum hallii strain FIL2 chromosome 9, PHallii_v3.1, whole genome shotgun sequence genome has a window encoding:
- the LOC112875189 gene encoding uncharacterized protein LOC112875189, giving the protein MEPKMESASLNLEDNGDHQPSSETSIASDLIYDDSPVPPCIGSEHQAEIPNLATEDERHELMAGSLNGSTSHGYGYPIVVGLALPIMWASPSEVNKKEEGLQMQNVSESETRGSSGDVQSQMTSTCPINNNTSKCDTTCQDQHTVLPAVQTERDSNQAHDDKMPPCPTQEGVHVTNYPMMQQIGTEQLNPLPYSPIALWTDLEAELFLLGLYIFGKNLNLLSRFLGTKTVGDVLSYYYGKFYKRDAYKRWSDCRKAKTRKCILGERIFQGWRQQELISRLKSKIPKEAHDSLIEVFKSFSDSQTSLKEFAFALKSIVGTEVFVEAVGVGKGKHDLTGFVTDQSKPNQALSVHGDLLTGKDCSSLASEDIIKFLTGDFRRSKTRSNDIFWEAVWPRLLAKGWHSEQPKDVSTTKNCLVFLVPGIKKFSRSKLTKGTHYFDSVSDVLKKVAADPVLLEFEADGVEHGLNAEKNGSITEMKLNQDSPLDGYQELPKFTIIDTSLVEGEEPFNVRELRNLPADANISFVLSHHASNMVSYSSSEEEDASDRSSDDQEDCGRVTAEAKEIEMVSVGSLQNMVTANGHSSNGNDDKIDLTGIYGIKTKPERRKYLSPVSKRRRLTSCSNEQSSRRSFSFSKGGSLEKEKSKQLPTSKSAAVDVGDTFQTKTIASCSTKEKPSEQKMNASNSVTNDGQNERMVMENLIEDKSFEHKADAVAEIHSKITADETKYAKEGHVSGPMNSNKLETPHDDRASGSICVTSSENQIGMKADEAPSSSNSNMARDSSVATGKHVSQQSALEANPRRHGTRNRPPTARALEALAFGLLGSGKRKGDPKNMATNRPSQRARKATKDPVPTATSGDAESSVDAEAHP; this is encoded by the exons ATGGAGCCGAAG ATGGAGTCGGCTTCGCTCAATCTCGAAGACAATGGTGACCACCAACCTTCTTCAGAAACTTCCATCGCTTCAGATTTGATATATGATGACTCGCCAGTACCTCCATGCATTGGAAGTGAGCACCAGGCAGAAATCCCCAATCTGGCTACAGAAGATGAGCGCCATGAGCTCATGGCTGGTTCACTCAACGGCTCCACATCACATGGCTATGGTTACCCTATTGTGGTTGGGTTAGCTCTACCAATTATGTGGGCATCACCAAGTGAAGTCAATAAGAAAGAAGAGGGATTGCAAATGCAAAACGTTTCAGAATCTGAAACAAGAGGCAGCAGTGGTGATGTGCAAAGTCAGATGACCTCAACTTGTCCAATCAACAATAACACAAGCAAATGTGATACAACATGCCAGGATCAACATACAGTGTTGCCTGCAGTGCAGACTGAGCGTGACAGTAATCAAGCACATGATGATAAAATGCCTCCttgccccactcaagaaggcgtGCACGTCACCAATTATCCAATGATGCAGCAGATAGGAACCGAACAATTAAATCCGCTGCCTTATTCACCCATTGCCCTATGGACTGATCTTGAGGCAGAGCTTTTTCTCCTTGGGCTCTACATTTTTGGCAAAAATCTCAACCTGCTGAGCAGGTTTCTTGGTACTAAGACTGTTGGTGATGTGCTTTCATACTACTATGGGAAGTTCTACAAAAGGGATGCATACAAAAGATGGTCGGACTGTAGAAAGGCCAAAACTAGAAAATGCATTCTTGGGGAACGCATTTTTCAAGGATGGCGACAGCAGGAGCTAATATCACGTCTGAAATCTAAAATCCCTAAAGAAGCTCATGATTCATTGATTGAG GTTTTCAAATCCTTCAGTGACAGCCAAACATCTTTGAAGGAATTTGCCTTCGCTCTGAAATCCATTGTTGGAACAGAAGTTTTTGTGGAGGCAGTCGGGGTTGGTAAAGGGAAGCATGATTTGACTGGATTTGTTACGGACCAATCTAAACCCAATCAAGCTCTCTCTGTTCATGGCGATTTGCTGACAGGCAAAGATTGTTCGTCACTTGCTTCAGAAGATATAATTAAATTCTTAACTGGTGATTTCAGAAGAAGTAAGACAAGATCAAATGACATTTTCTGGGAAGCTGTCTGGCCCCGTTTGCTTGCAAAAGGGTGGCACTCAGAGCAGCCAAAGGATGTCAGCACAACTAAAAATTGCCTTGTATTTCTTGTGCCGGGTATAAAGAAGTTCTCGAGAAGTAAACTCACTAAAGGCACCCATTATTTTGATTCTGTGAGCGATGTCCTAAAAAAGGTGGCCGCTGATCCTGTTCTTCTTGAGTTTGAGGCTGATGGGGTAGAGCATGGTTTAAATGCTGAGAAAAATGGCAGTATAACAGAAATGAAACTGAACCAAGACAGTCCTTTAGATGGATATCAGGAGCTTCCTAAGTTCACAATAATTGATACTAGCTTAGTCGAAGGGGAAGAGCCCTTCAATGTGCGGGAGCTGAGGAACTTACCTGCAGATGCAAATATCAGTTTTGTCCTTTCACACCATGCATCTAATATGGTGAGTTACAGTTCCTCCGAGGAGGAAGATGCCAGCGATAGATCATCAGATGACCAGGAAGATTGTGGACGAGTTACAGCTGAGGCTAAGGAAATTGAAATGGTTTCAGTGGGTTCATTGCAAAACATGGTGACTGCTAATGGTCATTCTTCTAATGGCAATGATGATAAAATTGATTTGACAGGCATCTATGGCATCAAAACAAAACCTGAAAGGCGCAAGTATTTGTCTCCAGTGTCAAAGCGCAGAAGATTAACTAGCTGTAGTAATGAACAAAGCAGCCGCCGCAGCTTTTCTTTCTCAAAAGGTGGCAGTTTGGAGAAAGAGAAAAGCAAGCAACTGCCGACTTCAAAATCAGCTGCAGTTGATGTTGGTGACACTTTCCAGACTAAAACAATTGCAAGCTGTTCTACAAAGGAGAAGCCATCTGAGCAGAAAATGAATGCATCAAACTCTGTTACCAATGATGGGCAAAATGAGAGAATGGTCATGGAGAACTTAATTGAGGACAAGTCGTTTGAGCATAAGGCTGATGCAGTGGCTGAAATTCACTCAAAGATCACCGCCGATGAGACAAAGTATGCCAAAGAAGGTCATGTTAGTGGTCCGATGAACTCAAATAAGCTGGAGACACCACATGATGATAGGGCAAGCGGCAGTATTTGTGTCACGTCATCAGAAAATCAGATTGGCATGAAGGCTGATGAAGCTCCCTCCAGTTCGAACAGCAACATGGCTCGTGATTCTTCCGTGGCAACAGGAAAACATGTTAGTCAGCAATCTGCTTTGGAGGCTAATCCTCGGAGGCATGGAACCAGAAACAGGCCTCCCACTGCAAGAGCTTTAGAAGCTCTTGCTTTTGGACTACTTGGAAGTGGGAAGCGGAAGGGTGACCCAAAGAACATGGCAACGAACCGGCCTTCTCAGCGAGCTCGCAAAGCCACCAAAGACCCAGTCCCTACAGCTACCAGTGGTGACGCAGAGTCCAGCGTGGATGCGGAAGCGCATCCATGA